A window of Sphingobacterium kitahiroshimense genomic DNA:
GCAAATGTAGGCTTTGAGTTTGTACAACAAAATCGTCAAACTCTATTGAAAGCATATTCTGATTTTAGCACCTTTAATAAAGACTTCAAGGTGTCTAATGAACTGCATAGTCAATTGGTAAATATGGCCAATAAGTTTTCAATTGAGTTGCCAAAAGAAAAGAATATGTCTGCACATGATGCGATTGATGTGGAATTAAAAGCACAGATCGCTTCATTATTATTTACAGGTGGAGATTATAAGACTCGTGTACGTAATGAAGCCAACCAAAGTATCAAACAGGCACTAATTGTTTTACAAGATAAGAAGCTTTATAAACAATTGTTAAGTACAGATACAGTAGGTGAAAAATTAAAACAAAAAACAAAATAAGATGAAAAATATGAAATGGATGTTAATGTTAGCTTTTGCTTTGCCAACTTTTGGATTTGCGCAGCAAAATTATACAGTACAGGGAACAGTAGGAAAATTAAATAAACCTGCAAAGGCATTTTTGCGTTTGAATTATGAGGGAAAAGAACGTATTGATTCTGTTGAAATGAATAATGGTAAGTTTGAATTTAAGGGTACTATTCCTTCACCGATGGAAGCGCATCTGCGTATTATCCACGATGATGCTCCTTTTGATCCTACAAAACCCCCTAAGCAAGATATTTTCCCCTTTCTGATTGAAGGTGTAACTATAAAAGTAGTGTCGACTGACTCCATAAAAAATGCTAAGATTTCCGGTTCTCCGTTGAATGTGGAAAATGAAAAAGTAAATGCGTTTCTAAAACCAATATACGATCAGTACGAGATTTTGAATGCTGAATACAAATCCAAATCATTAGCTGATCAACAGGATCCAAAATATATTCAGTCTTTGGAAGAACGTGCAAATGCTATACAGCAACAGACTATTGATGCAAAAATGGATTATGTAGCTAAAAATCCAAAAAGCTATATGGCTTTGATGGCATTTAATTCAACTTTACCTCCTGAATTTGATGCTATTAAAGCTGAAGAAGTATTTTTGAAATTAGATCCAAATTTGCAAAACTCTATCCTTGGTAAAGATCTGGCTGCAAGAATTGCTTTGGTAAAGAAAACTAGTGAAGGTGTTGAAGCGCAGGATTTTACACAGCCTGATGTTGATGGTAAGCAGGTTAAACTATCTGATTATCGTGGTAAATATGTTCTGATTGATTTCTGGGCATCTTGGTGTGCGCCTTGTCGTCGTGAAAACCCTAATCTTGTAAAATCTTATGCTAAATACCAAAAAGAGGGTTTTGAAATATTAGGTGTATCTATGGATAAAGCTACAGATAAAGCAAAATGGTTAAAAGCGATCCAAGATGATGGTTTGACTTGGAAGCAAGTAGGTGATCTAAAGGGGTGGGATAATGAAGCTGGTGTAATGTATGATGTGAAAGCAATTCCTATGAACTTTTTGGTAGATCCTAATGGAAAGATTATCGCTAAATATTTACGCGGTGAAGAGTTGGATTTAAAACTTGCTGAGATATTTGGAAAGTAATATAATAACCTTAATATACATCTAATTGGAAAGGAAAGAGCCGCCTCTCAAGCGGCTCTTCTTTTTTTAATAAATTGTCAATTTATGCTGTTTGATATGATAAAGAAAATAGTCGTGGTCTTGGCTCTATATACTACTCTGGTCGGTTTTTGTCACGGACAAGAGAAAGCTATAAGTGCTAATGTTCAAAAAATCATCGTATTACTCAATAACAAAAATAGTAAGGGATTATTAGAAATTATGGCCGATTCTTGTAAAATTGGAAATCTGCCAACAACAATAGAAAAAAATAAAGTACTTCCAGATATTCTTAGTAATTTCCAAGGTATTGATTCTTATGACTGGGTAACAGATAAGCTGTTACCAAATGGAGATCATTTCGTATCGTTACTTGTGAATTATAAAAATAAAGGTCGTGGTAAACCTACATTTACTTTTAATAGAGATGGGAAAGTCATTGAACTGGGTATTATAAAGATTAGACTAACTGCCAATCCAGGAAAAGCGCTGGCTGCGGCTTTGGTAAATACGACTTTGCCAGATACCATGCGTGTAAAATTTGAGTTTATTAATGGTTTGATTTACGTTCCTGCAATATTAAATGGCATTAAGGGTTTTTTTATGTTTGATTCCGGAGCTCCAAACGTGATGCTTAGAAAAAAATATATTTCCGAGCGTTCTATAAATAAGGATGTTAATTTAGATTTTACGGGGATGGGCGGTAACATGTCTGATGTAAATTGGTCTACTGGCAATCATTTGATCTGGGGAGACTTGAACATAAAATCGTTAGATGCCCCAGCAGTAGGACTTGAAGAAATGGATCAAGAAGAATTAATGATTGGACCACTTTTTGGTTTGATGGGATTCGGTATCTTCAGCGGTTTTCAACTCGCGTTTGATTATGATCGAAAAGAACTACTTTTAGAACGGGTGGATCAGGCTGGACAATTAGTAGGATTAAAATTTACACATGGTAAACCCCTAGCAGTTATTCCGATAAGAATGAGACGTCATATTCCGATTATTGATATAAATATTGGAGAAGGTAGTTATGCTATGGGTATAGATTGCGGAGCAAATACTAATTTATTAAAGCAAGAAGTTGTCAATGACCTAAAGTCTTTTCTAAGATTTGAGGGACAAACTACAAGCTTGTTGGGGGTTGGTGATAGTAAAATTATTAGTGAAATGGCGCAGCTTGAAGAAGCACAAGTTAAATCTTTGAATTTACAGCCCATGTCAACAGTGATTACAGATCAAGCTATTGGTGCTGGAGTAGGAGAACAACAATTACCAATGGTAGGTTTACTTGGTACACCATTTTTAAAACAGTTTAAATCGGTGTTTAATTTTCAAAATGGATATTTATATCTGTATTAAATGAAAATACTGTTAATTTATCTAAAATATAGTTTTCCGAAAAAGTTTCTCACAAATAAGAGTGAAGAGCATGAGCTTAAGTATATAAGAAAGGAAAGTAGAAGCCTCCGTCAATTTATTACCTTTCCAAAATTAAAGAATCCTTCCAGGCGTTTGAGGGGATTCTTTAATTTTCTTATAAAGATGAAATATTTTTATAGTTTCATAAATGAAGTAGAATTAGTAGATGCTTAAATTTATAAGAAAGGGCTTATTATAATTGATGTTTCATAAATTTAATATATGGTCGTGATATCGACACACCAATTTTGTATTGGTATCATCAAATTTTTTTGATATGTTTCATATACTCAGATAAATTAATTCTTTAGTGCTTGTTCTGAACTAACCTTTGTTCTTTAATCTTTAATAAGAAAAAATACCTTTTAAGGATATCATGGAGCACAAAATTCCTTTCAATGGACAGAAAGTTTGTTTTTGACTTTTCAATTATAAAGTGTTTTGTATCTCAGTAATAATTAAAAACTATGATAAAATAATTGGAAGCTTTTTTGTTGTTATTCATATCGCG
This region includes:
- a CDS encoding TlpA disulfide reductase family protein; the protein is MKNMKWMLMLAFALPTFGFAQQNYTVQGTVGKLNKPAKAFLRLNYEGKERIDSVEMNNGKFEFKGTIPSPMEAHLRIIHDDAPFDPTKPPKQDIFPFLIEGVTIKVVSTDSIKNAKISGSPLNVENEKVNAFLKPIYDQYEILNAEYKSKSLADQQDPKYIQSLEERANAIQQQTIDAKMDYVAKNPKSYMALMAFNSTLPPEFDAIKAEEVFLKLDPNLQNSILGKDLAARIALVKKTSEGVEAQDFTQPDVDGKQVKLSDYRGKYVLIDFWASWCAPCRRENPNLVKSYAKYQKEGFEILGVSMDKATDKAKWLKAIQDDGLTWKQVGDLKGWDNEAGVMYDVKAIPMNFLVDPNGKIIAKYLRGEELDLKLAEIFGK